The region GGAGTAGTGGGGGCTTATTACGATGTAGTAAGTGGCAAGGTTGAGCTGATCTGTTAAGGATCTTTGATTAGAGAAATTAAGGGTGTCTTTTTAAAGATGCCCTTTTTTATGTATACTGATGTCGATTCAGTTTAGAAATATGCTTGTTGGTACAAAAAAATAATAAGGTAAAGTATTATTTTTTTTACTTTGTGTTTATGTATAATAGCAATAATAATATATATATTTAAGCTATTACTTACTAAAACATAAAATGAGAGAATTTATATTTGACTGTATTGATACAGCACGATTTAAACTTAGGATACTTGAGGCTGAGCCTTATCAGGAATTCCTAAAATTAGCTACAGATCAAGAAATGGAATACTATATTGGTATACCCCGTGATGAAGTAGTAGAGGAGAAGAGAAAAAGGCTATATGGTTTTAGAACATATAATAAATCATATTTGATGTTTTTGATTCTGGATAGAGTTTCAGATAAGGTGATAGGGTACTGTGGGTTTCATACCTGGTATTTAGAACATAATAGAGCCGAAATAGGTTATGGGCTATATACAGATAAGTGGAAAGAAAAAGGAGTTATGACCGAAGTACTCAAAACAGTTTTAGACTATGGATTTAGTACAATGAACTTAACCAGAGTAGAGGCATTTGTGAGTCCAGATAATATAGCATCGCTAAGAACAGTTGCCAAAATGGGCTTTGTAAAAGAGGGGCAGTTAAGAGGTCATTATGTGGATAATGGACAAGTAGAGGACTCTGTAGTATTTGGCCTTTTAGCCAATGAATTCAAAAAAGAAGTAGGTGTTTAAAAAAGAGAAAAAGAAATGTTTATACAATATTTTGTATTAGTAATAAAATAAGTAAATGGAAAGTGTAGATCTAAAAGCTATAGCACTTTTATATGCTAAGGCCAATGAATTAAATGATTTTATTGCCTATGGCAGTGTAGCTGCAGCCATACAAACAGTAGATGGTAATGTATTTACGGGAGTAAGTATAGATACGGCCTGTTCAATGGGATTTTGTGCTGAGCATGCAGCAGTGGCAGAAATGCTAAAACATGGAGAAAGTAAAATCAAACGTGTAGTAGCTGTTACAGAAGATGGCAATGCTGTACCTCCATGTGGTAGATGTAGAGAACTGATGACACAACTAGCTCAAGAGAACCAAGCCGCCATAGTAGAGGTGGACAATAATGTATATGTTAGTCTAGGGTCTTTGATGCCCTATGATTGGAAAAAAGCAACCAACAGGAAGTGGTAAAACAGGTTAATTGTAAAACTAGACTTAGGTAAGAGTACCCTAAGTCTTTTTTTGGCTTTATAGGTAAGGTGTTTTTATCAGTGTTTGTTGTATTGTTTTACCAAACGTGGGTTGTTGTTTTTAGTTTACTTAGAATACACTAATAAAACAGTTTTATTTTAATTAAAATTCTCATAAGGTGATTGTTAGGTGTTTTTAAAAAACAACATTGTTAAATATTAGTTATAAAGTGTATTTATTCGCTAATTGTGAATATTTAAACAGGTTTTGTTTGGGATTATTCACAAATTTTGAAATAGATTTGCTGAAAATAAAAAACAAAACAACAAGTCAAAATGAAAAAACAAACATTATTTAGTATTTTATTTGCAATAATGTTAACTGCAACTTTTACAGCTTGTTCTTCAAACGATGATGTACAAGTAACT is a window of Myroides oncorhynchi DNA encoding:
- a CDS encoding cytidine deaminase family protein translates to MESVDLKAIALLYAKANELNDFIAYGSVAAAIQTVDGNVFTGVSIDTACSMGFCAEHAAVAEMLKHGESKIKRVVAVTEDGNAVPPCGRCRELMTQLAQENQAAIVEVDNNVYVSLGSLMPYDWKKATNRKW
- a CDS encoding GNAT family N-acetyltransferase — its product is MREFIFDCIDTARFKLRILEAEPYQEFLKLATDQEMEYYIGIPRDEVVEEKRKRLYGFRTYNKSYLMFLILDRVSDKVIGYCGFHTWYLEHNRAEIGYGLYTDKWKEKGVMTEVLKTVLDYGFSTMNLTRVEAFVSPDNIASLRTVAKMGFVKEGQLRGHYVDNGQVEDSVVFGLLANEFKKEVGV